One window from the genome of Hippoglossus hippoglossus isolate fHipHip1 chromosome 10, fHipHip1.pri, whole genome shotgun sequence encodes:
- the dlg3 gene encoding disks large homolog 3 isoform X9: MMNSSMSSGSGSLRTSEKRSLYVRALFDYDRTRDSCLPSQGLSFSYGDILHVINASDDEWWQARLVTPHGESEQIGVIPSKKRVEKKERARLKTVKFHARTGMIESNRPVKVKRKKSFNLSRKFPFYKSKENIVQELESEQCLTSNTSDSESSSKGQEDTILSYEPVIRQEIHYTRPVIILGPMKDRVNDDLISEFPHKFGSCVPHTTRPRRENEMDGQDYHFVASREQMEKDIQDNKFIEAGQFNENLYGTSILSVRTVAERQGKHCILDVSGNAIKRLQQAQLYPIAIFIKPKSIEALMEMNKRQTYEQANKVFDKAVKLEQDFGEFFTAIVQGDSLEEIYNKIKLIIEEQSGPYIWIPSSEKL, from the exons AGCTTTGTTTGACTACGACCGGACGAGGGACAGCTGCCTGCCCAGCCAAGGCCTGAGCTTCTCTTATGGGGATATCCTCCATGTCATAAATGCTTCTGATGACGAGTGGTGGCAGGCGAGACTGGTCACACCACATGGAGAGAGTGAGCAGATTGGGGTCATTCCAAGCAAGAAAAG AGTGGAGAAGAAAGAGCGGGCCAGGTTAAAAACAGTCAAGTTCCACGCCAGGACAGGCATGATTGAGTCTAACAGG CCAGTCAAAGTAAAGCGCAAAAAAAGCTTCAACCTCTCGCGCAAGTTCCCGTTTTACAAGAGCAAGGAGAATATTGTGCAGGAGTTGGAGTCTGAAC AATGCCTGACATCCAACACAAGTGACAGTGAAAGCAGTTCTA AGGGACAAGAGGACACAATTCTCTCCTATGAGCCAGTCATCCGACAGGAAA TCCACTACACAAGGCCTGTGATCATTTTGGGCCCAATGAAGGACAGAGTAAATGATGACCTCATCTCCGAGTTTCCCCACAAGTTTGGCTCCTGTGTACCCC ATACGACTCGTCCAAGGCGAGAGAATGAGATGGACGGCCAGGACTACCACTTTGTGGCCTCGCGAGAGCAAATGGAGAAAGACATTCAGGATAATAAATTCATCGAGGCCGGCCAGTTCAACGAGAACCTCTATGGGACGAGCATCTTGTCCGTCAGAACTGTGGCTGAGCGG CAGGGGAAGCACTGCATTTTGGATGTGTCCGGGAACGCCATAAAACGACTGCAGCAAGCACAACTTTATCCGATCGCCATCTTTATCAAACCAAAATCCATTGAAGCCCTAAT ggAAATGAATAAGCGGCAGACATATGAGCAGGCCAATAAAGTCTTTGACAAGGCAGTCAAGCTGGAGCAGGACTTTGGAGAGTTTTTCACAG CTATTGTACAGGGTGACTCACTAGAGGAGATCTACAACAAAATCAAGCTCATCATCGAGGAGCAGTCCGGTCCCTACATCTGGATCCCCTCCTCAGAGAAGCTCTGA